One Branchiostoma floridae strain S238N-H82 chromosome 15, Bfl_VNyyK, whole genome shotgun sequence DNA window includes the following coding sequences:
- the LOC118431460 gene encoding calponin-3-like isoform X2 — protein sequence MSNRGPLYGLSAEIARKQAAKYDHDLERQVRLWMGEILGEPFPDAGFQEAMKDGTLLCNLINKLEPGSVKKIKTSKVPFMQMENISQFLQAAERYGLKRTDLFQTVDLYEGKGMNAVLDCLLALASQAKTKGVVTQSNPGVKVAAKNERNFSEEVLNQSKMEISLQYGSNKGATQSGMTAPGTYRHL from the exons ATGTCTAACCGAGGTCCTCTTTACGGACTAAGTGCAGAAATCGCGAGAAAG CAAGCTGCCAAGTATGACCATGACCTCGAGCGCCAGGTTCGGCTGTGGATGGGGGAGATTCTGGGGGAACCCTTCCCTGATGCAGGCTTCCAGGAGGCCATGAAGGATGGGACCCTGCTGTGCAA CCTGATCAACAAGTTGGAGCCAGGTTCCGTTAAAAAGATCAAGACCAGCAAAGTTCCCTTCATGCAG ATGGAGAACATCAGTCAGTTCCTGCAGGCGGCCGAGCGCTACGGGCTGAAAAGGACGGACCTGTTCCAGACCGTGGATCTGTACGAAGGGAAGGGCATGAACGCTGTCCTGGACTGTCTTCTCGCATTGGCCAGCCAG GCAAAAACTAAGGGAGTGGTGACCCAGAGCAACCCTGGCGTAAAAGTGGCCGCCAAGAACGAGAGAAACTTTAGCGAGGAAGTCCTGAACCAGTCCAAGATGGAGATTAGTTTACAGTACGGTTCCAACAAGGGCGCGACGCAATCCGGGATGACCGCTCCGGGCACCTACCGGCATCTGTGA
- the LOC118431460 gene encoding calponin-3-like isoform X1: protein MKCTLVCVRSISPTVAGLGTPCPACVSTKVPQAAKYDHDLERQVRLWMGEILGEPFPDAGFQEAMKDGTLLCNLINKLEPGSVKKIKTSKVPFMQMENISQFLQAAERYGLKRTDLFQTVDLYEGKGMNAVLDCLLALASQAKTKGVVTQSNPGVKVAAKNERNFSEEVLNQSKMEISLQYGSNKGATQSGMTAPGTYRHL from the exons ATGAAATGTACACTCGTGTGTGTCCGATCGATTTCACCAACAGTAGCGGGACTAGGAACTCCCTGCCCCGCGTGTGTGTCCACCAAAGTGCCG CAAGCTGCCAAGTATGACCATGACCTCGAGCGCCAGGTTCGGCTGTGGATGGGGGAGATTCTGGGGGAACCCTTCCCTGATGCAGGCTTCCAGGAGGCCATGAAGGATGGGACCCTGCTGTGCAA CCTGATCAACAAGTTGGAGCCAGGTTCCGTTAAAAAGATCAAGACCAGCAAAGTTCCCTTCATGCAG ATGGAGAACATCAGTCAGTTCCTGCAGGCGGCCGAGCGCTACGGGCTGAAAAGGACGGACCTGTTCCAGACCGTGGATCTGTACGAAGGGAAGGGCATGAACGCTGTCCTGGACTGTCTTCTCGCATTGGCCAGCCAG GCAAAAACTAAGGGAGTGGTGACCCAGAGCAACCCTGGCGTAAAAGTGGCCGCCAAGAACGAGAGAAACTTTAGCGAGGAAGTCCTGAACCAGTCCAAGATGGAGATTAGTTTACAGTACGGTTCCAACAAGGGCGCGACGCAATCCGGGATGACCGCTCCGGGCACCTACCGGCATCTGTGA